One Panicum virgatum strain AP13 chromosome 9K, P.virgatum_v5, whole genome shotgun sequence genomic region harbors:
- the LOC120652280 gene encoding sugar transporter ERD6-like 7 isoform X1: MAATLPSSAAAPALLLRRHTAASLSSRCRQRWQRPAARRRDDPGAPLEIRGARWLPPPAPTGCSGASGATPTAEAAGEAPYRGSEAQGSLWMVLLATAVVVCGSFEFGTCVGYSAPAQAGIVSDIGLSNSEFGVFASVLTIGAMIGALTSGRLADVLGRKMTMRFAAVVGIFGWITIYFAKDAMMLYAGRVLLGYCTGVLSYVVPVFISEIAPKDIRGGLATSNQLFICSGCSAAYIIGALLSWRSLVVVGLVPCAVLLVGLFFIPESPRWLANIGREKAFHASLQKFRGKDYDISEEAAEIKGYIESNHRLPKARIQDLFQRKNIYAVTVGVSLMIFQQLGGINALGFYTSYIFSSAGFSGTLGTTLIGIIQIPVTLVGALLMDRSGRRALLLVSSSGTFLGCFLTGLSFYFKAQGLYSQLVPTLALCGILIYYGAYSVGMGPVPWIIMSEVRISWIFSINMKAIAGSLVTLVSWIGSFAISYSFNFLMDWNPAGTFFLFSAASLVTILFVAKLVPETKGRTLEEIQALLQASA; this comes from the exons ATGGCTGCAACGCTCCCTTCGTCCGCCGCAGCACCGGcgctgctcctccgccgccacacCGCCGCTTCCCTATCCTCCCGCTGCCGCCAGCGTTGGCAGCGCCCGGCTGCCAGACGGCGCGATGACCCCGGAGCTCCGTTGGAGATTCGGGGTGCGCGGTGGCTGCCGCCACCAGCGCCTACCGGATGCAGTGGCGCGAGCGGAGCCACTCCTACAGCGGAGGCGGCAGGGGAGGCGCCGTACAGAGGCAGCGAGGCGCAGGGGTCGCTGTGGATGGTCTTGCTCGCCACCGCGGTGGTCGTGTGCGGCTCCTTCGAGTTCGGCACCTGC GTCGGGTATTCTGCACCTGCTCAAGCCGGAATTGTGAGCGACATTGGACTGTCTAACTCCGAG TTTGGTGTCTTTGCATCTGTCTTGACGATTGGAGCAATGATTGGTGCTCTGACTAGCGGCCGTCTGGCAGATGTACTTGGACGCAAAATG ACCATGAGGTTTGCGGCAGTTGTAGGCATTTTTGGTTGGATTACTATATATTTTGCCAAG GATGCTATGATGCTCTATGCCGGAAGGGTTCTGTTGGGCTACTGTACCGGGGTTCTTTCCTATGTG GTGCCTGTGTTTATATCTGAAATAGCTCCAAAGGATATCCGAGGGGGCCTTGCAACCTCAAACCAG TTGTTCATCTGTTCAGGGTGTTCAGCTGCTTACATTATTGGAGCACTTCTTTCATGGCGCTCTTTGGTTGTAGTAG GATTAGTACCTTGTGCGGTCCTACTTGTGGGGCTTTTCTTCATTCCAGAGTCTCCAAGGTGGCTG GCCAATATAGGGAGAGAGAAAGCGTTCCATGCTTCATTACAGAAGTTTAGGGGGAAAGATTATGACATTTCTGAAGAGGCTGCTGAGATCAAA GGCTATATAGAATCAAATCATAGATTACCTAAGGCAAGGATTCAAGATTTGTTTCAGAGAAAAAATATTTATGCAGTCACG GTTGGTGTCAGCCTGATGATTTTTCAGCAACTTGGAGGAATAAATGCCTTAGGCTTCTATACAAGCTATATCTTTTCCTCCGCAG GGTTTTCTGGAACACTCGGGACCACCTTGATTGGCATTATTCAG attcCAGTCACATTGGTTGGGGCCCTTCTCATGGATAGGAGTGGAAGAAGAGCTCTTCTTTTG GTCTCTTCATCTGGAACATTTCTTGGCTGCTTTCTAACCGGGCTTTCATTCTATTTTAAG GCACAAGGACTGTACTCACAGTTGGTTCCTACTTTGGCCCTTTGTGGCATATTG ATATATTACGGAGCATACTCAGTTGGAATGGGACCAGTTCCTTGGATTATCATGTCCGAGGTAAGAATTTCTTGG ATATTCTCAATCAACATGAAAGCAATAGCTGGAAGCTTGGTAACCCTAGTCAGTTGGATTGGTTCCTTTGCGATTTCTTACTCATTCAACTTCCTTATGGATTGGAACCCCGCAG GTACGTTCTTTTTGTTCTCTGCAGCGAGCCTGGTCACTATTTTGTTCGTGGCAAAGCTTGTACCAGAAACTAAAGGGAGAACACTGGAAGAGATCCAAGCGTTGCTCCAAGCCAGCGCGTGA
- the LOC120652280 gene encoding sugar transporter ERD6-like 7 isoform X3, with product MAATLPSSAAAPALLLRRHTAASLSSRCRQRWQRPAARRRDDPGAPLEIRGARWLPPPAPTGCSGASGATPTAEAAGEAPYRGSEAQGSLWMVLLATAVVVCGSFEFGTCVGYSAPAQAGIVSDIGLSNSEFGVFASVLTIGAMIGALTSGRLADVLGRKMTMRFAAVVGIFGWITIYFAKDAMMLYAGRVLLGYCTGVLSYVVPVFISEIAPKDIRGGLATSNQLFICSGCSAAYIIGALLSWRSLVVVGLVPCAVLLVGLFFIPESPRWLANIGREKAFHASLQKFRGKDYDISEEAAEIKGYIESNHRLPKARIQDLFQRKNIYAVTVGVSLMIFQQLGGINALGFYTSYIFSSAGFSGTLGTTLIGIIQIPVTLVGALLMDRSGRRALLLVSSSGTFLGCFLTGLSFYFKIYYGAYSVGMGPVPWIIMSEVRISWIFSINMKAIAGSLVTLVSWIGSFAISYSFNFLMDWNPAGTFFLFSAASLVTILFVAKLVPETKGRTLEEIQALLQASA from the exons ATGGCTGCAACGCTCCCTTCGTCCGCCGCAGCACCGGcgctgctcctccgccgccacacCGCCGCTTCCCTATCCTCCCGCTGCCGCCAGCGTTGGCAGCGCCCGGCTGCCAGACGGCGCGATGACCCCGGAGCTCCGTTGGAGATTCGGGGTGCGCGGTGGCTGCCGCCACCAGCGCCTACCGGATGCAGTGGCGCGAGCGGAGCCACTCCTACAGCGGAGGCGGCAGGGGAGGCGCCGTACAGAGGCAGCGAGGCGCAGGGGTCGCTGTGGATGGTCTTGCTCGCCACCGCGGTGGTCGTGTGCGGCTCCTTCGAGTTCGGCACCTGC GTCGGGTATTCTGCACCTGCTCAAGCCGGAATTGTGAGCGACATTGGACTGTCTAACTCCGAG TTTGGTGTCTTTGCATCTGTCTTGACGATTGGAGCAATGATTGGTGCTCTGACTAGCGGCCGTCTGGCAGATGTACTTGGACGCAAAATG ACCATGAGGTTTGCGGCAGTTGTAGGCATTTTTGGTTGGATTACTATATATTTTGCCAAG GATGCTATGATGCTCTATGCCGGAAGGGTTCTGTTGGGCTACTGTACCGGGGTTCTTTCCTATGTG GTGCCTGTGTTTATATCTGAAATAGCTCCAAAGGATATCCGAGGGGGCCTTGCAACCTCAAACCAG TTGTTCATCTGTTCAGGGTGTTCAGCTGCTTACATTATTGGAGCACTTCTTTCATGGCGCTCTTTGGTTGTAGTAG GATTAGTACCTTGTGCGGTCCTACTTGTGGGGCTTTTCTTCATTCCAGAGTCTCCAAGGTGGCTG GCCAATATAGGGAGAGAGAAAGCGTTCCATGCTTCATTACAGAAGTTTAGGGGGAAAGATTATGACATTTCTGAAGAGGCTGCTGAGATCAAA GGCTATATAGAATCAAATCATAGATTACCTAAGGCAAGGATTCAAGATTTGTTTCAGAGAAAAAATATTTATGCAGTCACG GTTGGTGTCAGCCTGATGATTTTTCAGCAACTTGGAGGAATAAATGCCTTAGGCTTCTATACAAGCTATATCTTTTCCTCCGCAG GGTTTTCTGGAACACTCGGGACCACCTTGATTGGCATTATTCAG attcCAGTCACATTGGTTGGGGCCCTTCTCATGGATAGGAGTGGAAGAAGAGCTCTTCTTTTG GTCTCTTCATCTGGAACATTTCTTGGCTGCTTTCTAACCGGGCTTTCATTCTATTTTAAG ATATATTACGGAGCATACTCAGTTGGAATGGGACCAGTTCCTTGGATTATCATGTCCGAGGTAAGAATTTCTTGG ATATTCTCAATCAACATGAAAGCAATAGCTGGAAGCTTGGTAACCCTAGTCAGTTGGATTGGTTCCTTTGCGATTTCTTACTCATTCAACTTCCTTATGGATTGGAACCCCGCAG GTACGTTCTTTTTGTTCTCTGCAGCGAGCCTGGTCACTATTTTGTTCGTGGCAAAGCTTGTACCAGAAACTAAAGGGAGAACACTGGAAGAGATCCAAGCGTTGCTCCAAGCCAGCGCGTGA
- the LOC120652280 gene encoding sugar transporter ERD6-like 7 isoform X2 has product MAATLPSSAAAPALLLRRHTAASLSSRCRQRWQRPAARRRDDPGAPLEIRGARWLPPPAPTGCSGASGATPTAEAAGEAPYRGSEAQGSLWMVLLATAVVVCGSFEFGTCVGYSAPAQAGIVSDIGLSNSEFGVFASVLTIGAMIGALTSGRLADVLGRKMTMRFAAVVGIFGWITIYFAKDAMMLYAGRVLLGYCTGVLSYVVPVFISEIAPKDIRGGLATSNQLFICSGCSAAYIIGALLSWRSLVVVGLVPCAVLLVGLFFIPESPRWLANIGREKAFHASLQKFRGKDYDISEEAAEIKGYIESNHRLPKARIQDLFQRKNIYAVTVGVSLMIFQQLGGINALGFYTSYIFSSAGFSGTLGTTLIGIIQIPVTLVGALLMDRSGRRALLLVSSSGTFLGCFLTGLSFYFKAQGLYSQLVPTLALCGILIYYGAYSVGMGPVPWIIMSEIFSINMKAIAGSLVTLVSWIGSFAISYSFNFLMDWNPAGTFFLFSAASLVTILFVAKLVPETKGRTLEEIQALLQASA; this is encoded by the exons ATGGCTGCAACGCTCCCTTCGTCCGCCGCAGCACCGGcgctgctcctccgccgccacacCGCCGCTTCCCTATCCTCCCGCTGCCGCCAGCGTTGGCAGCGCCCGGCTGCCAGACGGCGCGATGACCCCGGAGCTCCGTTGGAGATTCGGGGTGCGCGGTGGCTGCCGCCACCAGCGCCTACCGGATGCAGTGGCGCGAGCGGAGCCACTCCTACAGCGGAGGCGGCAGGGGAGGCGCCGTACAGAGGCAGCGAGGCGCAGGGGTCGCTGTGGATGGTCTTGCTCGCCACCGCGGTGGTCGTGTGCGGCTCCTTCGAGTTCGGCACCTGC GTCGGGTATTCTGCACCTGCTCAAGCCGGAATTGTGAGCGACATTGGACTGTCTAACTCCGAG TTTGGTGTCTTTGCATCTGTCTTGACGATTGGAGCAATGATTGGTGCTCTGACTAGCGGCCGTCTGGCAGATGTACTTGGACGCAAAATG ACCATGAGGTTTGCGGCAGTTGTAGGCATTTTTGGTTGGATTACTATATATTTTGCCAAG GATGCTATGATGCTCTATGCCGGAAGGGTTCTGTTGGGCTACTGTACCGGGGTTCTTTCCTATGTG GTGCCTGTGTTTATATCTGAAATAGCTCCAAAGGATATCCGAGGGGGCCTTGCAACCTCAAACCAG TTGTTCATCTGTTCAGGGTGTTCAGCTGCTTACATTATTGGAGCACTTCTTTCATGGCGCTCTTTGGTTGTAGTAG GATTAGTACCTTGTGCGGTCCTACTTGTGGGGCTTTTCTTCATTCCAGAGTCTCCAAGGTGGCTG GCCAATATAGGGAGAGAGAAAGCGTTCCATGCTTCATTACAGAAGTTTAGGGGGAAAGATTATGACATTTCTGAAGAGGCTGCTGAGATCAAA GGCTATATAGAATCAAATCATAGATTACCTAAGGCAAGGATTCAAGATTTGTTTCAGAGAAAAAATATTTATGCAGTCACG GTTGGTGTCAGCCTGATGATTTTTCAGCAACTTGGAGGAATAAATGCCTTAGGCTTCTATACAAGCTATATCTTTTCCTCCGCAG GGTTTTCTGGAACACTCGGGACCACCTTGATTGGCATTATTCAG attcCAGTCACATTGGTTGGGGCCCTTCTCATGGATAGGAGTGGAAGAAGAGCTCTTCTTTTG GTCTCTTCATCTGGAACATTTCTTGGCTGCTTTCTAACCGGGCTTTCATTCTATTTTAAG GCACAAGGACTGTACTCACAGTTGGTTCCTACTTTGGCCCTTTGTGGCATATTG ATATATTACGGAGCATACTCAGTTGGAATGGGACCAGTTCCTTGGATTATCATGTCCGAG ATATTCTCAATCAACATGAAAGCAATAGCTGGAAGCTTGGTAACCCTAGTCAGTTGGATTGGTTCCTTTGCGATTTCTTACTCATTCAACTTCCTTATGGATTGGAACCCCGCAG GTACGTTCTTTTTGTTCTCTGCAGCGAGCCTGGTCACTATTTTGTTCGTGGCAAAGCTTGTACCAGAAACTAAAGGGAGAACACTGGAAGAGATCCAAGCGTTGCTCCAAGCCAGCGCGTGA
- the LOC120652280 gene encoding sugar transporter ERD6-like 7 isoform X5, giving the protein MAATLPSSAAAPALLLRRHTAASLSSRCRQRWQRPAARRRDDPGAPLEIRGARWLPPPAPTGCSGASGATPTAEAAGEAPYRGSEAQGSLWMVLLATAVVVCGSFEFGTCVGYSAPAQAGIVSDIGLSNSEFGVFASVLTIGAMIGALTSGRLADVLGRKMTMRFAAVVGIFGWITIYFAKDAMMLYAGRVLLGYCTGVLSYVVPVFISEIAPKDIRGGLATSNQLFICSGCSAAYIIGALLSWRSLVVVGLVPCAVLLVGLFFIPESPRWLANIGREKAFHASLQKFRGKDYDISEEAAEIKGYIESNHRLPKARIQDLFQRKNIYAVTVGVSLMIFQQLGGINALGFYTSYIFSSAGTRTVLTVGSYFGPLWHIDILRSILSWNGTSSLDYHVRGKNFLDILNQHESNSWKLGNPSQLDWFLCDFLLIQLPYGLEPRRYVLFVLCSEPGHYFVRGKACTRN; this is encoded by the exons ATGGCTGCAACGCTCCCTTCGTCCGCCGCAGCACCGGcgctgctcctccgccgccacacCGCCGCTTCCCTATCCTCCCGCTGCCGCCAGCGTTGGCAGCGCCCGGCTGCCAGACGGCGCGATGACCCCGGAGCTCCGTTGGAGATTCGGGGTGCGCGGTGGCTGCCGCCACCAGCGCCTACCGGATGCAGTGGCGCGAGCGGAGCCACTCCTACAGCGGAGGCGGCAGGGGAGGCGCCGTACAGAGGCAGCGAGGCGCAGGGGTCGCTGTGGATGGTCTTGCTCGCCACCGCGGTGGTCGTGTGCGGCTCCTTCGAGTTCGGCACCTGC GTCGGGTATTCTGCACCTGCTCAAGCCGGAATTGTGAGCGACATTGGACTGTCTAACTCCGAG TTTGGTGTCTTTGCATCTGTCTTGACGATTGGAGCAATGATTGGTGCTCTGACTAGCGGCCGTCTGGCAGATGTACTTGGACGCAAAATG ACCATGAGGTTTGCGGCAGTTGTAGGCATTTTTGGTTGGATTACTATATATTTTGCCAAG GATGCTATGATGCTCTATGCCGGAAGGGTTCTGTTGGGCTACTGTACCGGGGTTCTTTCCTATGTG GTGCCTGTGTTTATATCTGAAATAGCTCCAAAGGATATCCGAGGGGGCCTTGCAACCTCAAACCAG TTGTTCATCTGTTCAGGGTGTTCAGCTGCTTACATTATTGGAGCACTTCTTTCATGGCGCTCTTTGGTTGTAGTAG GATTAGTACCTTGTGCGGTCCTACTTGTGGGGCTTTTCTTCATTCCAGAGTCTCCAAGGTGGCTG GCCAATATAGGGAGAGAGAAAGCGTTCCATGCTTCATTACAGAAGTTTAGGGGGAAAGATTATGACATTTCTGAAGAGGCTGCTGAGATCAAA GGCTATATAGAATCAAATCATAGATTACCTAAGGCAAGGATTCAAGATTTGTTTCAGAGAAAAAATATTTATGCAGTCACG GTTGGTGTCAGCCTGATGATTTTTCAGCAACTTGGAGGAATAAATGCCTTAGGCTTCTATACAAGCTATATCTTTTCCTCCGCAG GCACAAGGACTGTACTCACAGTTGGTTCCTACTTTGGCCCTTTGTGGCATATTG ATATATTACGGAGCATACTCAGTTGGAATGGGACCAGTTCCTTGGATTATCATGTCCGAGGTAAGAATTTCTTGG ATATTCTCAATCAACATGAAAGCAATAGCTGGAAGCTTGGTAACCCTAGTCAGTTGGATTGGTTCCTTTGCGATTTCTTACTCATTCAACTTCCTTATGGATTGGAACCCCGCAG GTACGTTCTTTTTGTTCTCTGCAGCGAGCCTGGTCACTATTTTGTTCGTGGCAAAGCTTGTACCAGAAACTAA
- the LOC120652280 gene encoding sugar transporter ERD6-like 7 isoform X4: MAATLPSSAAAPALLLRRHTAASLSSRCRQRWQRPAARRRDDPGAPLEIRGARWLPPPAPTGCSGASGATPTAEAAGEAPYRGSEAQGSLWMVLLATAVVVCGSFEFGTCVGYSAPAQAGIVSDIGLSNSEFGVFASVLTIGAMIGALTSGRLADVLGRKMTMRFAAVVGIFGWITIYFAKDAMMLYAGRVLLGYCTGVLSYVVPVFISEIAPKDIRGGLATSNQLFICSGCSAAYIIGALLSWRSLVVVGLVPCAVLLVGLFFIPESPRWLANIGREKAFHASLQKFRGKDYDISEEAAEIKGYIESNHRLPKARIQDLFQRKNIYAVTVGVSLMIFQQLGGINALGFYTSYIFSSAGFSGTLGTTLIGIIQIPVTLVGALLMDRSGRRALLLVSSSGTFLGCFLTGLSFYFKIYYGAYSVGMGPVPWIIMSEIFSINMKAIAGSLVTLVSWIGSFAISYSFNFLMDWNPAGTFFLFSAASLVTILFVAKLVPETKGRTLEEIQALLQASA, encoded by the exons ATGGCTGCAACGCTCCCTTCGTCCGCCGCAGCACCGGcgctgctcctccgccgccacacCGCCGCTTCCCTATCCTCCCGCTGCCGCCAGCGTTGGCAGCGCCCGGCTGCCAGACGGCGCGATGACCCCGGAGCTCCGTTGGAGATTCGGGGTGCGCGGTGGCTGCCGCCACCAGCGCCTACCGGATGCAGTGGCGCGAGCGGAGCCACTCCTACAGCGGAGGCGGCAGGGGAGGCGCCGTACAGAGGCAGCGAGGCGCAGGGGTCGCTGTGGATGGTCTTGCTCGCCACCGCGGTGGTCGTGTGCGGCTCCTTCGAGTTCGGCACCTGC GTCGGGTATTCTGCACCTGCTCAAGCCGGAATTGTGAGCGACATTGGACTGTCTAACTCCGAG TTTGGTGTCTTTGCATCTGTCTTGACGATTGGAGCAATGATTGGTGCTCTGACTAGCGGCCGTCTGGCAGATGTACTTGGACGCAAAATG ACCATGAGGTTTGCGGCAGTTGTAGGCATTTTTGGTTGGATTACTATATATTTTGCCAAG GATGCTATGATGCTCTATGCCGGAAGGGTTCTGTTGGGCTACTGTACCGGGGTTCTTTCCTATGTG GTGCCTGTGTTTATATCTGAAATAGCTCCAAAGGATATCCGAGGGGGCCTTGCAACCTCAAACCAG TTGTTCATCTGTTCAGGGTGTTCAGCTGCTTACATTATTGGAGCACTTCTTTCATGGCGCTCTTTGGTTGTAGTAG GATTAGTACCTTGTGCGGTCCTACTTGTGGGGCTTTTCTTCATTCCAGAGTCTCCAAGGTGGCTG GCCAATATAGGGAGAGAGAAAGCGTTCCATGCTTCATTACAGAAGTTTAGGGGGAAAGATTATGACATTTCTGAAGAGGCTGCTGAGATCAAA GGCTATATAGAATCAAATCATAGATTACCTAAGGCAAGGATTCAAGATTTGTTTCAGAGAAAAAATATTTATGCAGTCACG GTTGGTGTCAGCCTGATGATTTTTCAGCAACTTGGAGGAATAAATGCCTTAGGCTTCTATACAAGCTATATCTTTTCCTCCGCAG GGTTTTCTGGAACACTCGGGACCACCTTGATTGGCATTATTCAG attcCAGTCACATTGGTTGGGGCCCTTCTCATGGATAGGAGTGGAAGAAGAGCTCTTCTTTTG GTCTCTTCATCTGGAACATTTCTTGGCTGCTTTCTAACCGGGCTTTCATTCTATTTTAAG ATATATTACGGAGCATACTCAGTTGGAATGGGACCAGTTCCTTGGATTATCATGTCCGAG ATATTCTCAATCAACATGAAAGCAATAGCTGGAAGCTTGGTAACCCTAGTCAGTTGGATTGGTTCCTTTGCGATTTCTTACTCATTCAACTTCCTTATGGATTGGAACCCCGCAG GTACGTTCTTTTTGTTCTCTGCAGCGAGCCTGGTCACTATTTTGTTCGTGGCAAAGCTTGTACCAGAAACTAAAGGGAGAACACTGGAAGAGATCCAAGCGTTGCTCCAAGCCAGCGCGTGA
- the LOC120652280 gene encoding sugar transporter ERD6-like 16 isoform X7: protein MAATLPSSAAAPALLLRRHTAASLSSRCRQRWQRPAARRRDDPGAPLEIRGARWLPPPAPTGCSGASGATPTAEAAGEAPYRGSEAQGSLWMVLLATAVVVCGSFEFGTCVGYSAPAQAGIVSDIGLSNSEFGVFASVLTIGAMIGALTSGRLADVLGRKMTMRFAAVVGIFGWITIYFAKDAMMLYAGRVLLGYCTGVLSYVVPVFISEIAPKDIRGGLATSNQLFICSGCSAAYIIGALLSWRSLVVVGLVPCAVLLVGLFFIPESPRWLANIGREKAFHASLQKFRGKDYDISEEAAEIKGYIESNHRLPKARIQDLFQRKNIYAVTVGVSLMIFQQLGGINALGFYTSYIFSSAGFSGTLGTTLIGIIQIPVTLVGALLMDRSGRRALLLVSSSGTFLGCFLTGLSFYFKAQGLYSQLVPTLALCGILEEC from the exons ATGGCTGCAACGCTCCCTTCGTCCGCCGCAGCACCGGcgctgctcctccgccgccacacCGCCGCTTCCCTATCCTCCCGCTGCCGCCAGCGTTGGCAGCGCCCGGCTGCCAGACGGCGCGATGACCCCGGAGCTCCGTTGGAGATTCGGGGTGCGCGGTGGCTGCCGCCACCAGCGCCTACCGGATGCAGTGGCGCGAGCGGAGCCACTCCTACAGCGGAGGCGGCAGGGGAGGCGCCGTACAGAGGCAGCGAGGCGCAGGGGTCGCTGTGGATGGTCTTGCTCGCCACCGCGGTGGTCGTGTGCGGCTCCTTCGAGTTCGGCACCTGC GTCGGGTATTCTGCACCTGCTCAAGCCGGAATTGTGAGCGACATTGGACTGTCTAACTCCGAG TTTGGTGTCTTTGCATCTGTCTTGACGATTGGAGCAATGATTGGTGCTCTGACTAGCGGCCGTCTGGCAGATGTACTTGGACGCAAAATG ACCATGAGGTTTGCGGCAGTTGTAGGCATTTTTGGTTGGATTACTATATATTTTGCCAAG GATGCTATGATGCTCTATGCCGGAAGGGTTCTGTTGGGCTACTGTACCGGGGTTCTTTCCTATGTG GTGCCTGTGTTTATATCTGAAATAGCTCCAAAGGATATCCGAGGGGGCCTTGCAACCTCAAACCAG TTGTTCATCTGTTCAGGGTGTTCAGCTGCTTACATTATTGGAGCACTTCTTTCATGGCGCTCTTTGGTTGTAGTAG GATTAGTACCTTGTGCGGTCCTACTTGTGGGGCTTTTCTTCATTCCAGAGTCTCCAAGGTGGCTG GCCAATATAGGGAGAGAGAAAGCGTTCCATGCTTCATTACAGAAGTTTAGGGGGAAAGATTATGACATTTCTGAAGAGGCTGCTGAGATCAAA GGCTATATAGAATCAAATCATAGATTACCTAAGGCAAGGATTCAAGATTTGTTTCAGAGAAAAAATATTTATGCAGTCACG GTTGGTGTCAGCCTGATGATTTTTCAGCAACTTGGAGGAATAAATGCCTTAGGCTTCTATACAAGCTATATCTTTTCCTCCGCAG GGTTTTCTGGAACACTCGGGACCACCTTGATTGGCATTATTCAG attcCAGTCACATTGGTTGGGGCCCTTCTCATGGATAGGAGTGGAAGAAGAGCTCTTCTTTTG GTCTCTTCATCTGGAACATTTCTTGGCTGCTTTCTAACCGGGCTTTCATTCTATTTTAAG GCACAAGGACTGTACTCACAGTTGGTTCCTACTTTGGCCCTTTGTGGCATATTG GAAGAATGCTAA
- the LOC120652280 gene encoding sugar transporter ERD6-like 7 isoform X6 yields the protein MAATLPSSAAAPALLLRRHTAASLSSRCRQRWQRPAARRRDDPGAPLEIRGARWLPPPAPTGCSGASGATPTAEAAGEAPYRGSEAQGSLWMVLLATAVVVCGSFEFGTCVGYSAPAQAGIVSDIGLSNSEFGVFASVLTIGAMIGALTSGRLADVLGRKMTMRFAAVVGIFGWITIYFAKDAMMLYAGRVLLGYCTGVLSYVVPVFISEIAPKDIRGGLATSNQLFICSGCSAAYIIGALLSWRSLVVVGLVPCAVLLVGLFFIPESPRWLANIGREKAFHASLQKFRGKDYDISEEAAEIKGYIESNHRLPKARIQDLFQRKNIYAVTVGVSLMIFQQLGGINALGFYTSYIFSSAGTRTVLTVGSYFGPLWHIDILRSILSWNGTSSLDYHVRDILNQHESNSWKLGNPSQLDWFLCDFLLIQLPYGLEPRRYVLFVLCSEPGHYFVRGKACTRN from the exons ATGGCTGCAACGCTCCCTTCGTCCGCCGCAGCACCGGcgctgctcctccgccgccacacCGCCGCTTCCCTATCCTCCCGCTGCCGCCAGCGTTGGCAGCGCCCGGCTGCCAGACGGCGCGATGACCCCGGAGCTCCGTTGGAGATTCGGGGTGCGCGGTGGCTGCCGCCACCAGCGCCTACCGGATGCAGTGGCGCGAGCGGAGCCACTCCTACAGCGGAGGCGGCAGGGGAGGCGCCGTACAGAGGCAGCGAGGCGCAGGGGTCGCTGTGGATGGTCTTGCTCGCCACCGCGGTGGTCGTGTGCGGCTCCTTCGAGTTCGGCACCTGC GTCGGGTATTCTGCACCTGCTCAAGCCGGAATTGTGAGCGACATTGGACTGTCTAACTCCGAG TTTGGTGTCTTTGCATCTGTCTTGACGATTGGAGCAATGATTGGTGCTCTGACTAGCGGCCGTCTGGCAGATGTACTTGGACGCAAAATG ACCATGAGGTTTGCGGCAGTTGTAGGCATTTTTGGTTGGATTACTATATATTTTGCCAAG GATGCTATGATGCTCTATGCCGGAAGGGTTCTGTTGGGCTACTGTACCGGGGTTCTTTCCTATGTG GTGCCTGTGTTTATATCTGAAATAGCTCCAAAGGATATCCGAGGGGGCCTTGCAACCTCAAACCAG TTGTTCATCTGTTCAGGGTGTTCAGCTGCTTACATTATTGGAGCACTTCTTTCATGGCGCTCTTTGGTTGTAGTAG GATTAGTACCTTGTGCGGTCCTACTTGTGGGGCTTTTCTTCATTCCAGAGTCTCCAAGGTGGCTG GCCAATATAGGGAGAGAGAAAGCGTTCCATGCTTCATTACAGAAGTTTAGGGGGAAAGATTATGACATTTCTGAAGAGGCTGCTGAGATCAAA GGCTATATAGAATCAAATCATAGATTACCTAAGGCAAGGATTCAAGATTTGTTTCAGAGAAAAAATATTTATGCAGTCACG GTTGGTGTCAGCCTGATGATTTTTCAGCAACTTGGAGGAATAAATGCCTTAGGCTTCTATACAAGCTATATCTTTTCCTCCGCAG GCACAAGGACTGTACTCACAGTTGGTTCCTACTTTGGCCCTTTGTGGCATATTG ATATATTACGGAGCATACTCAGTTGGAATGGGACCAGTTCCTTGGATTATCATGTCCGAG ATATTCTCAATCAACATGAAAGCAATAGCTGGAAGCTTGGTAACCCTAGTCAGTTGGATTGGTTCCTTTGCGATTTCTTACTCATTCAACTTCCTTATGGATTGGAACCCCGCAG GTACGTTCTTTTTGTTCTCTGCAGCGAGCCTGGTCACTATTTTGTTCGTGGCAAAGCTTGTACCAGAAACTAA